From one Humulus lupulus chromosome 8, drHumLupu1.1, whole genome shotgun sequence genomic stretch:
- the LOC133794071 gene encoding uncharacterized protein LOC133794071 → MVKTRVKVQGKLKSTQKKRKKRGPVSTADVHKTKSMAAVLGIEPIHFSDEETGIEENEVERDLDIADLQKEGVDLSPKSTLQDLQQQQEIREVFSNFLVASKKCLREVNQGGVLLLETEIEMEVEMEMEMVEVSTTSSSSVVVVVAVVVLLVIISIISLSDLSSGNINFFPTYMHYSSVTNLVSPATVVRVLIIQGLFKHICHHSKLVIINV, encoded by the exons ATGGTGAAGACAAGGGTTAAGGTGCAGGGGAAGCTTAAATCGACTCAGAAGAAGAGGAAAAAACGTGGGCCAGTTTCCACAGCTGATGTTCACAAAACGAAATCCATGGCTGCAGTTCTTGGAATTGAACCAATTCATTTCTCTGATGAAGAAACTGGTATTGAGGAGAATGAAGTTGAGCGGGACCTAGACATTGCTGATCTCCAGAAGGAAGGAGTTGATCTTTCTCCCAAATCGACTTTGCAAGATCTacagcagcagcaggagatacGAGAGGTTTTCTCGAATTTCTTGGTTGCATCGAAGAAATGTTTACGAGAGGTTAATCAAG GTGGTGTACTATTATTAGAAACAGAAATAGAAATGGAAGTGGAAATGGAAATGGAAATGGTGGAGGTCTCAACAACATCGTCATCAtcagttgttgttgttgttgcagtAGTAGTATTATTAGTCATAATTAGTATTATTAGTCTTTCTGATTTGTCATCTggtaatattaatttttttcctACTTATATGCATTATTCTTCTGTTACTAACCTTGTTTCTCCGGCCACTGTTGTCCGTGTTCTTATAATACAGGGCCTCTTCAAGCATATATGTCATCACTCAAAATTGGTGATAATAAATGTATAG
- the LOC133794069 gene encoding cytochrome P450 72A397-like isoform X1 has translation MEMEMVEVSTTSSSSAVVVVVVLLVIISVTWWFYRVVNWVWLRPKRLEKCLRKQGLRGNPYRLLYGDLKDSSIMISQARSKPINLSDDVVPRILPFPHHTINNYGKDSFMWIGPIPRVNITNPEYLKDIFMKIGDFPKPHSNRLFQFLARGLADYDGHKWAKHRKIINPAFHVEKLKDMVPAFYLSCSEMLKKWGQLMDGSAKECCEVDVWPYLENLTGDVISRTAFGSSYEEARSLFQLQKEQAQLVVKAMQSVYVPGWRFVPTKMNKRMKQIDSQVRTVLKDLINKREIAMKAGEAPNDDLLGILMESNLKEIQAHGNNNNVGLSIRDVIEECKLFYFAGQETTSVLLVWTMVMLSRFPHWQARARDEVLQVFGDNTTPDYDGLARLKVVTMIFYEVLRHYPPVVLLVRTVDKQTQLGNLSLPAGVQVSLPTILVHHDTELWGEDAKEFKPERFAEGVSKATKGQVSFLPFGWGPRICIGQNFALAEAKMAMALILRRFTFELSPSYTHAPATVVTLQPQYGAHLILHKLT, from the exons atgGAAATGGAAATGGTGGAGGTCTCAACAACATCGTCATCATCAGCTGTTGTTGTTGTAGTAGTATTATTAGTCATAATTAGTGTGACATGGTGGTTTTACAGAGTAGTGAATTGGGTGTGGTTGAGGCCTAAAAGGCTTGAAAAGTGCCTCAGAAAACAAGGCCTTCGGGGGAACCCTTACAGGCTTCTGTACGGAGACCTGAAAGATAGCTCTATAATGATCAGCCAAGCCAGGTCCAAACCCATCAATCTCTCAGACGACGTCGTTCCTCGGATATTACCTTTTCCTCATCACACAATCAACaattatg GTAAAGATTCATTTATGTGGATTGGACCAATACCAAGAGTGAACATCACAAACCCGGAATATTTGaaagatatttttatgaaaatCGGCGATTTCCCAAAACCACATTCCAATCGACTTTTTCAGTTTCTAGCTAGGGGCCTAGCAGATTATGATGGCCACAAATGGGCCAAACATCGGAAAATTATCAATCCGGCTTTCCACGTCGAGAAGTTAAAg GATATGGTGCCAGCATTTTATCTAAGCTGCAGTGAAATGTTGAAGAAATGGGGGCAATTAATGGATGGAAGTGCGAAAGAATGTTGTGAGGTAGATGTGTGGCCTTACCTTGAAAATTTGACTGGAGATGTCATTTCTCGGACTGCTTTTGGGAGTAGCTACGAAGAAGCTCGATCCCTTTTCCAACTCCAGAAAGAGCAAGCTCAACTTGTTGTAAAGGCCATGCAATCTGTTTATGTTCCCGGATGGAG ATTTGTGCCAACAAAGATGAACAAGAGGATGAAACAAATCGACAGTCAAGTACGAACTGTTTTGAAGGACTTGATCAATAAAAGAGAGATTGCAATGAAAGCCGGAGAAGCTCCCAACGATGACTTGTTAGGCATACTCATGGAGTCCAATCTCAAGGAGATTCAGGCACATGGGAACAACAACAACGTTGGACTTAGTATTAGAGATGTGATTGAGGAATGTAAGTTGTTTTACTTTGCTGGCCAAGAGACCACATCGGTCTTACTCGTTTGGACTATGGTCATGTTAAGTAGGTTTCCTCATTGGCAAGCTCGCGCTAGAGATGAGGTTTTGCAAGTCTTTGGCGATAACACTACTCCGGACTATGATGGCCTAGCACGCCTCAAAGTT GTTACTATGATTTTTTACGAAGTTCTAAGGCATTATCCACCCGTAGTTTTGCTGGTTCGAACTGTTGACAAGCAAACACAGCTTGGAAATTTGTCACTGCCAGCAGGGGTACAAGTGTCATTACCCACCATCCTTGTCCACCATGATACCGAGCTGTGGGGAGAAGATGCCAAGGAGTTCAAGCCGGAGAGGTTCGCAGAAGGAGTTTCCAAGGCCACCAAAGGCCAGGTTTCCTTCTTGCCCTTCGGCTGGGGGCCTCGCATTTGCATCGGCCAAAACTTTGCCTTGGCAGAAGCCAAAATGGCCATGGCCTTGATTCTACGACGCTTCACTTTTGAGCTCTCACCTTCCTATACTCATGCTCCTGCAACCGTTGTTACCCTTCAGCCACAATATGGTGCTCACCTAATTCTACATAAATTAACGTAA
- the LOC133794070 gene encoding vinorine synthase-like isoform X2 yields the protein MKFEVEILSKEIIKPCYPTPSPLRNYQLSFLDQLHGHNHISFVMFFPHNSESQSVTEISHKLKKSLSHVLSRYYPLAGRLKDDDLFVNCNDEGIPFLEAQVNCELSDVVQNPDPHDLHKFIPFELDDKVDILLGIQLNIFSCGGVAIGSRFSHKIEDALSTLMFLKFWAAATRGGGDDEDSNAVSPQFVSATHFPPKDVEQVVDDPKVNFLMKNVITKRVFVKALDEINYEDKDSYDGIARQAMRELMINGSGKEHVKNLQEGVDQGLSFLKEHAVEFAKGDVVPLNFTSFCRFSLYQDFGWGKPSWVGKVPLPFKNFIVFMDTKTCDGIEVYIDLEKDDMARLEIDDEFLSFVSST from the exons ATGAAGTTTGAAGTTGAAATACTCTCCAAAGAGATTATTAAACCATGCTACCCCACTCCCAGTCCCCTTCGCAATTACCAACTCTCCTTCCTAGACCAACTACATGGCCATAATCACATATCttttgttatgttctttccacaCAATTCTGAAAGCCAAAGTGTTACTGAAATATCCCACAAGCTTAAGAAATCCTTATCCCATGTCTTAAGCCGGTATTATCCATTAGCCGGACGACTAAAAGATGATGATCTATTTGTCAATTGCAACGACGAGGGCATCCCTTTTTTGGAAGCACAAGTCAATTGTGAGCTGTCGGATGTTGTTCAAAATCCAGATCCCCATGATCTCCACAAGTTCATTCCTTTTGAGCTAGATGATAAGGTTGATATACTACTTGGCATCCAACTCAATATCTTCAGCTGTGGTGGGGTAGCAATTGGTTCTCGTTTTAGTCACAAAATTGAGGACGCTTTATCAACTTTGATGTTCCTCAAATTCTGGGCAGCTGCTACTCGTGGTGGAGGCGATGATGAGGACTCGAATGCGGTTTCACCACAGTTTGTATCTGCCACACATTTTCCACCAAAGGATGTTGAACAAGTCGTTGACGATCCAAAAGTCAATTTCTTGATGAAGAATGTCATAACAAAAAG GGTATTTGTTAAAGCTTTAGATGAAATCAATTATGAAGATAAGGATAGTTATGATGGAATTGCGAGGCAAGCGATGAGAGAGCTAATGATTAATGGCAGTGGCAAAGAGCACGTGAAGAATCTGCAAGAGGGTGTTGATCAAGGGTTGAGTTTCTTAAAAGAACATGCTGTGGAATTCGCCAAAGGAGACGTAGTTCCTCTTAACTTCACAAGTTTTTGTAGATTTTCTCTGTATCAGGATTTTGGTTGGGGAAAGCCATCTTGGGTAGGGAAAGTTCCTCTACCGTTCAAGAATTTTATTGTTTTCATGGACACTAAAACGTGTGATGGAATCGAAGTTTATATTGACTTGGAGAAAGATGATATGGCAAGGCTTGAAATCGACGATGAGTTCCTTTCATTTGTCTCAAGTACTTAG
- the LOC133794069 gene encoding cytochrome P450 CYP72A219-like isoform X2: MEMEMVEVSTTSSSSAVVVVVVLLVIISVTWWFYRVVNWVWLRPKRLEKCLRKQGLRGNPYRLLYGDLKDSSIMISQARSKPINLSDDVVPRILPFPHHTINNYGKDSFMWIGPIPRVNITNPEYLKDIFMKIGDFPKPHSNRLFQFLARGLADYDGHKWAKHRKIINPAFHVEKLKDMVPAFYLSCSEMLKKWGQLMDGSAKECCEVDVWPYLENLTGDVISRTAFGSSYEEARSLFQLQKEQAQLVVKAMQSVYVPGWRFVPTKMNKRMKQIDSQVRTVLKDLINKREIAMKAGEAPNDDLLGILMESNLKEIQAHGNNNNVGLSIRDVIEECKLFYFAGQETTSVLLVWTMVMLSRFPHWQARARDEVLQVFGDNTTPDYDGLARLKVVTMIFYEVLRLYPPVVLLVRTVDKQTQLGNLSRPAGVQVSLPTILVHHDTELWGEDAKEFKPERFAEGVSKATKGQVSFLPFGWGPRICIGQNFALAEAKMAMALILQRFTFELSPSYAHAPATVVTLQPQYGAHLILHKLT; this comes from the exons atgGAAATGGAAATGGTGGAGGTCTCAACAACATCGTCATCATCAGCTGTTGTTGTTGTAGTAGTATTATTAGTCATAATTAGTGTGACATGGTGGTTTTACAGAGTAGTGAATTGGGTGTGGTTGAGGCCTAAAAGGCTTGAAAAGTGCCTCAGAAAACAAGGCCTTCGGGGGAACCCTTACAGGCTTCTGTACGGAGACCTGAAAGATAGCTCTATAATGATCAGCCAAGCCAGGTCCAAACCCATCAATCTCTCAGACGACGTCGTTCCTCGGATATTACCTTTTCCTCATCACACAATCAACaattatg GTAAAGATTCATTTATGTGGATTGGACCAATACCAAGAGTGAACATCACAAACCCGGAATATTTGaaagatatttttatgaaaatCGGCGATTTCCCAAAACCACATTCCAATCGACTTTTTCAGTTTCTAGCTAGGGGCCTAGCAGATTATGATGGCCACAAATGGGCCAAACATCGGAAAATTATCAATCCGGCTTTCCACGTCGAGAAGTTAAAg GATATGGTGCCAGCATTTTATCTAAGCTGCAGTGAAATGTTGAAGAAATGGGGGCAATTAATGGATGGAAGTGCGAAAGAATGTTGTGAGGTAGATGTGTGGCCTTACCTTGAAAATTTGACTGGAGATGTCATTTCTCGGACTGCTTTTGGGAGTAGCTACGAAGAAGCTCGATCCCTTTTCCAACTCCAGAAAGAGCAAGCTCAACTTGTTGTAAAGGCCATGCAATCTGTTTATGTTCCCGGATGGAG ATTTGTGCCAACAAAGATGAACAAGAGGATGAAACAAATCGACAGTCAAGTACGAACTGTTTTGAAGGACTTGATCAATAAAAGAGAGATTGCAATGAAAGCCGGAGAAGCTCCCAACGATGACTTGTTAGGCATACTCATGGAGTCCAATCTCAAGGAGATTCAGGCACATGGGAACAACAACAACGTTGGACTTAGTATTAGAGATGTGATTGAGGAATGTAAGTTGTTTTACTTTGCTGGCCAAGAGACCACATCGGTCTTACTCGTTTGGACTATGGTCATGTTAAGTAGGTTTCCTCATTGGCAAGCTCGCGCTAGAGATGAGGTTTTGCAAGTCTTTGGCGATAACACTACTCCGGACTATGATGGCCTAGCACGCCTCAAAGTT GTTACTATGATTTTTTACGAAGTTCTAAGGCTTTATCCACCCGTAGTTTTGCTGGTTCGAACTGTTGACAAGCAAACACAGCTTGGAAATTTGTCACGGCCAGCAGGGGTACAAGTGTCCTTACCCACCATCCTTGTCCACCATGATACCGAGCTGTGGGGAGAAGATGCCAAGGAGTTCAAGCCGGAGAGGTTCGCAGAAGGAGTTTCCAAGGCCACCAAAGGCCAGGTTTCCTTCTTGCCCTTCGGCTGGGGGCCTCGCATCTGCATCGGCCAAAACTTTGCCTTGGCTGAAGCCAAAATGGCCATGGCCTTGATTCTACAACGCTTCACTTTTGAGCTCTCACCTTCCTATGCTCATGCTCCTGCAACCGTTGTTACCCTTCAGCCACAATATGGTGCTCACCTAATTCTACATAAATTAACGTAA
- the LOC133794070 gene encoding stemmadenine O-acetyltransferase-like isoform X1, whose protein sequence is MKFEVEILSKEIIKPCYPTPSPLRNYQLSFLDQLHGHNHISFVMFFPHNSESQSVTEISHKLKKSLSHVLSRYYPLAGRLKDDDLFVNCNDEGIPFLEAQVNCELSDVVQNPDPHDLHKFIPFELDDKVDILLGIQLNIFSCGGVAIGSRFSHKIEDALSTLMFLKFWAAATRGGGDDEDSNAVSPQFVSATHFPPKDVEQVVDDPKVNFLMKNVITKRFVFESSKLEALKEKFRDKTRIPSRVEALSAFIYARVFVKALDEINYEDKDSYDGIARQAMRELMINGSGKEHVKNLQEGVDQGLSFLKEHAVEFAKGDVVPLNFTSFCRFSLYQDFGWGKPSWVGKVPLPFKNFIVFMDTKTCDGIEVYIDLEKDDMARLEIDDEFLSFVSST, encoded by the exons ATGAAGTTTGAAGTTGAAATACTCTCCAAAGAGATTATTAAACCATGCTACCCCACTCCCAGTCCCCTTCGCAATTACCAACTCTCCTTCCTAGACCAACTACATGGCCATAATCACATATCttttgttatgttctttccacaCAATTCTGAAAGCCAAAGTGTTACTGAAATATCCCACAAGCTTAAGAAATCCTTATCCCATGTCTTAAGCCGGTATTATCCATTAGCCGGACGACTAAAAGATGATGATCTATTTGTCAATTGCAACGACGAGGGCATCCCTTTTTTGGAAGCACAAGTCAATTGTGAGCTGTCGGATGTTGTTCAAAATCCAGATCCCCATGATCTCCACAAGTTCATTCCTTTTGAGCTAGATGATAAGGTTGATATACTACTTGGCATCCAACTCAATATCTTCAGCTGTGGTGGGGTAGCAATTGGTTCTCGTTTTAGTCACAAAATTGAGGACGCTTTATCAACTTTGATGTTCCTCAAATTCTGGGCAGCTGCTACTCGTGGTGGAGGCGATGATGAGGACTCGAATGCGGTTTCACCACAGTTTGTATCTGCCACACATTTTCCACCAAAGGATGTTGAACAAGTCGTTGACGATCCAAAAGTCAATTTCTTGATGAAGAATGTCATAACAAAAAGGTTTGTGTTTGAATCATCTAAACTAGAGGCTCTTAAAGAAAAATTTAGGGACAAAACTAGAATCCCTTCACGTGTGGAGGCCTTGTCTGCTTTCATATATGCTCG GGTATTTGTTAAAGCTTTAGATGAAATCAATTATGAAGATAAGGATAGTTATGATGGAATTGCGAGGCAAGCGATGAGAGAGCTAATGATTAATGGCAGTGGCAAAGAGCACGTGAAGAATCTGCAAGAGGGTGTTGATCAAGGGTTGAGTTTCTTAAAAGAACATGCTGTGGAATTCGCCAAAGGAGACGTAGTTCCTCTTAACTTCACAAGTTTTTGTAGATTTTCTCTGTATCAGGATTTTGGTTGGGGAAAGCCATCTTGGGTAGGGAAAGTTCCTCTACCGTTCAAGAATTTTATTGTTTTCATGGACACTAAAACGTGTGATGGAATCGAAGTTTATATTGACTTGGAGAAAGATGATATGGCAAGGCTTGAAATCGACGATGAGTTCCTTTCATTTGTCTCAAGTACTTAG